A genomic stretch from Oscillospiraceae bacterium includes:
- a CDS encoding DMT family transporter, with translation MLGFIFAALAGAAMSVQGVFNTRLSEKIGLFESNTIVQGSAFLIALIVMLIFGKGDITKVGEVNKLYLFGGIIGFVITLTVMLAIKNLSPTVAISVILIAQLLVAAIIDAFGLFGSEKVPFTLTKYIGIGLMIAGVIIFKYKS, from the coding sequence ATGTTAGGTTTTATATTTGCGGCATTAGCAGGTGCAGCCATGAGCGTTCAGGGTGTTTTTAATACAAGGCTGAGCGAAAAAATAGGACTTTTTGAGTCTAATACTATTGTACAAGGCTCTGCTTTTTTAATTGCACTTATTGTGATGCTTATTTTTGGGAAAGGGGATATAACTAAGGTAGGCGAGGTTAATAAACTTTATTTGTTTGGGGGAATTATAGGGTTTGTTATAACTCTTACGGTTATGCTTGCTATAAAAAATTTAAGTCCGACTGTTGCGATTTCGGTAATTTTAATTGCACAACTTTTAGTTGCAGCAATTATTGACGCGTTTGGACTTTTTGGCTCTGAAAAAGTTCCGTTTACCTTAACCAAGTATATCGGAATAGGTTTAATGATAGCAGGCGTAATAATATTTAAATATAAAAGTTAA